A stretch of the Papaver somniferum cultivar HN1 chromosome 6, ASM357369v1, whole genome shotgun sequence genome encodes the following:
- the LOC113290879 gene encoding basic 7S globulin 2-like, which translates to MSDKQNIHLILFTILSSIVFIFSSSNCVSGLAQPLHALVAPITKDLKTSLFSITLNIHEKYVIDLGGPFLWYRCPKKYPTVPCASPACSSVKPYLSPLCPSLKSESRAHCKCVVTPVNPVTNKCSLAHLSHKDLSISWTNGSTPATSIAKFKKQYVSCAPQSLLNSLPVGVSGMAGLSRSLISVSSQFMSPKMKIKKQFSVCLPSSDSAPGVMFFGDGPFRMVPPTPADILSFLAYTSLVKKPKSADYYINLKGINVNNNKVVSLGVGGNGGVKLSTVVPYTTLSSPIYKPVFKAFVKATNGIPRAPRVIPFKYCLNTTNLGSTRVGLPVAPIDLVLGNGGNWTIFGANSMKQVSDDVACLAFVDGGPKAKQPVVLGSFQIENNFLSFDLEKSRLGFSSSLFFIRTTCGNFNFKGEMWG; encoded by the coding sequence ATGTCAGATAAGCAAAATATCCATCTCATTCTTTTTACTATATTGTCATCAATCGTATTCATATTTTCATCTTCAAATTGTGTATCAGGTTTAGCTCAACCATTACATGCCCTGGTAGCACCAATCACTAAAGATCTCAAAACTTCTCTCTTTTCAATCACTCTAAACATCCATGAAAAGTATGTTATAGATCTTGGTGGTCCATTTTTATGGTATCGTTGCCCTAAGAAATACCCAACTGTTCCTTGTGCTTCTCCTGCATGTTCTAGTGTGAAACCTTATCTCTCCCCTTTATGTCCTTCCTTGAAGAGTGAAAGTAGAGCTCATTGTAAATGTGTTGTCACCCCAGTTAACCCTGTCACTAACAAATGTTCTTTAGCTCATTTAAGCCATAAGGATTTGAGTATTTCTTGGACTAATGGTTCAACCCCGGCGACATCTATTGCCAAATTCAAAAAGCAGTATGTTTCTTGTGCACCACAAAGCCTTCTGAACTCCCTTCCTGTTGGTGTTTCTGGAATGGCAGGTCTTTCTCGATCTTTAATATCAGTTTCTTCTCAGTTTATGTCACCAAAGATGAAAATCAAAAAACAGTTTTCGGTTTGTCTCCCTAGTTCGGATTCAGCTCCGGGAGTGATGTTCTTCGGCGATGGGCCATTTCGTATGGTTCCACCAACTCCAGCTGATATACTGAGCTTTTTAGCATACACCTCTTTAGTAAAAAAGCCGAAAAGCGCGGATTATTACATTAATCTAAAGGGTATAAACGTTAACAATAACAAGGTTGTTAGTTTGGGTGTTGGAGGTAATGGAGGAGTGAAACTTAGTACCGTAGTTCCTTACACTACACTAAGTTCTCCCATCTACAAACCAGTTTTTAAAGCTTTTGTTAAAGCTACTAATGGAATCCCTAGAGCCCCGAGAGTGATACCATTCAAGTATTGTCTGAATACTACTAATCTTGGTTCCACAAGGGTTGGGCTTCCTGTTGCCCCTATTGATCTGGTTCTTGGAAATGGAGGGAATTGGACTATATTCGGAGCGAATTCGATGAAACAAGTTAGTGATGATGTGGCGTGCCTTGCATTCGTTGATGGGGGGCCAAAAGCTAAACAACCCGTAGTGCTCGGTTCATTTCAAATTGAAAATAATTTTTTGTCATTTGATCTTGAGAAATCAAGATTAGGCTTTAGTTCATCATTGTTCTTCATAAGAACTACGTGTGGTAACTTCAACTTCAAAGGAGAAATGTGGGGTTGA